A stretch of Blattabacterium cuenoti DNA encodes these proteins:
- a CDS encoding RpiB/LacA/LacB family sugar-phosphate isomerase: MKIAIGSDHTGVYYKYLINNYLSEIGYKIKDFGFYEYGKKVDYPDFIHPTAEFVEKGKADFGIIICGSGNGAAITANKHKKIRAALVWKKEIASLARRHNNANIISLPARFISENKILEIIEVFLKTEFEGGRHQIRIEKID, translated from the coding sequence ATGAAAATAGCAATAGGATCCGATCATACCGGAGTATATTATAAATATTTAATCAATAATTATTTATCTGAAATTGGGTATAAAATTAAAGATTTTGGATTTTATGAATATGGAAAAAAAGTTGATTATCCTGATTTTATACATCCTACAGCAGAATTTGTAGAAAAAGGAAAAGCTGATTTTGGAATTATTATATGTGGTAGTGGAAACGGAGCGGCTATAACTGCTAATAAACATAAAAAAATTCGTGCAGCACTAGTATGGAAAAAAGAAATAGCTTCTTTAGCAAGAAGACATAATAATGCTAATATTATTAGTTTACCTGCACGTTTTATAAGTGAAAATAAAATTTTGGAAATTATAGAAGTTTTTTTAAAAACGGAATTCGAAGGAGGACGGCATCAGATAAGAATAGAAAAAATAGATTAA